From the Tribolium castaneum strain GA2 chromosome 2, icTriCast1.1, whole genome shotgun sequence genome, one window contains:
- the LOC657213 gene encoding mpv17-like protein 2, with translation MLRRSLVILRQFSTSGPKSGPAGRFQYTIRAAFGKYLLVTNTVSSGVLMLLGDIVEQEFHHDFKAREDEPRYDYGRLGRMFLVGLGMGPVHHYYYGLINKLWPLRDMVTVSKKILADQIVMSPICIAQFFYTLGLLEQKPVKRISEEFLGKFGAVYTMDWCVWPPTQFINFYLIPCRYQVIYINFVTMLYNVFLSYIKHEY, from the exons ATGTTGCGTCGGAGTTTGGTCATTTTGCGCCAATTTTCAACTTCTGGGCCAAAATCGGGGCCTGCGGGCCGCTTCCAGTACACGATTAGGGCAGCTTTCGGCAAGTACCTGCTAGTGACAAACACTGTGAGCTCGGGGGTGCTCATGCTTCTGGGGGACATCGTGGAGCAAGAGTTCCACCACGATTTCAAGGCCCGCGAGGACGAGCCCCGTTATGATTACGGCCGTTTAG GCAGAATGTTTCTGGTGGGGTTGGGGATGGGACCCGTCCACCACTACTATTACGGGTTGATCAACAAATTGTGGCCTTTGCGCGACATGGTGACggttagcaaaaaaattctagcCGACCAAATTGTCATGTCCCCGATTTGTATAGCCCAGTTTTTCTACACACTAGGGCTATTAGAACAGAAACCTGTAAAGCGGATAAGTGAGgagtttttaggcaaatttGGGGCTGTTTATACG ATGGATTGGTGTGTGTGGCCACCGACGcagtttatcaatttttatttaatcccCTGTAGATACCaagttatttatattaatttcgTCACAATGCTTTACAACGTATTTTTGTCGTATATTAAGCACGAGTATTGA
- the LOC657364 gene encoding protein FAM107B isoform X1, translating into MPSSPEAVQNPLEKDLTTKEEQPTKTHNTIEELKTKLTNIETEESAIEMIPESQRGPTHHPPPPHLNEDGLIIPRKPPNPVKENSERQNLHKELLFNQKIGKNVLNQKSELQKALEKQKENLAKKQLENHLADKTPELEKVIADRAKRLQGNTNEEKNEDDKVINKEFLQARMKLKNRSDSK; encoded by the exons atgccGAGTTCTCCTGAAGCCGTACAAAATCCGCTCGAAaag GATTTGACAACGAAAGAAGAACAACCCACCAAAACCCACAACACCATCGAGGAGCTCAAAACCAAACTAACTAACATAGAAACAG aagagTCTGCCATCGAGATGATTCCGGAGAGTCAGAGAGGGCCAACGCACCACCCCCCACCGCCCCATCTCAACGAGGACGGCTTGATAATTCCCCGGAAACCGCCAAATCCGGTGAAGGAAAACAGCGAGCGCCAGAATCTCCACAAAGAGTTGTTATTTAATCAGAAAAT TGGGAAAAATGTACTCAACCAAAAATCCGAATTGCAAAAAGCGCTCGAAAAACAGAAGGAGAATTTGGCGAAGAAACAACTGGAGAATCATTTGGCTGATAAAACACCAGAGTTGGAGAAGGTGATAGCTGATAGGGCGAAGCGGTTGCAGGGCAACACCAACGAGGAGAAG AACGAGGACGACAAAGTGATCAACAAGGAGTTCCTCCAGGCTCGAATGAAGCTGAAGAACCGCAGCGATTCCAAATAA
- the LOC657364 gene encoding protein FAM107B isoform X2 has product MWCCCHRKRKKDLTTKEEQPTKTHNTIEELKTKLTNIETEESAIEMIPESQRGPTHHPPPPHLNEDGLIIPRKPPNPVKENSERQNLHKELLFNQKIGKNVLNQKSELQKALEKQKENLAKKQLENHLADKTPELEKVIADRAKRLQGNTNEEKNEDDKVINKEFLQARMKLKNRSDSK; this is encoded by the exons ATGTGGTGTTGTTGTCATCGCAAACGCAAGAAG GATTTGACAACGAAAGAAGAACAACCCACCAAAACCCACAACACCATCGAGGAGCTCAAAACCAAACTAACTAACATAGAAACAG aagagTCTGCCATCGAGATGATTCCGGAGAGTCAGAGAGGGCCAACGCACCACCCCCCACCGCCCCATCTCAACGAGGACGGCTTGATAATTCCCCGGAAACCGCCAAATCCGGTGAAGGAAAACAGCGAGCGCCAGAATCTCCACAAAGAGTTGTTATTTAATCAGAAAAT TGGGAAAAATGTACTCAACCAAAAATCCGAATTGCAAAAAGCGCTCGAAAAACAGAAGGAGAATTTGGCGAAGAAACAACTGGAGAATCATTTGGCTGATAAAACACCAGAGTTGGAGAAGGTGATAGCTGATAGGGCGAAGCGGTTGCAGGGCAACACCAACGAGGAGAAG AACGAGGACGACAAAGTGATCAACAAGGAGTTCCTCCAGGCTCGAATGAAGCTGAAGAACCGCAGCGATTCCAAATAA
- the LOC657364 gene encoding protein FAM107B isoform X3 — MPDLTTKEEQPTKTHNTIEELKTKLTNIETEESAIEMIPESQRGPTHHPPPPHLNEDGLIIPRKPPNPVKENSERQNLHKELLFNQKIGKNVLNQKSELQKALEKQKENLAKKQLENHLADKTPELEKVIADRAKRLQGNTNEEKNEDDKVINKEFLQARMKLKNRSDSK, encoded by the exons ATGCCG GATTTGACAACGAAAGAAGAACAACCCACCAAAACCCACAACACCATCGAGGAGCTCAAAACCAAACTAACTAACATAGAAACAG aagagTCTGCCATCGAGATGATTCCGGAGAGTCAGAGAGGGCCAACGCACCACCCCCCACCGCCCCATCTCAACGAGGACGGCTTGATAATTCCCCGGAAACCGCCAAATCCGGTGAAGGAAAACAGCGAGCGCCAGAATCTCCACAAAGAGTTGTTATTTAATCAGAAAAT TGGGAAAAATGTACTCAACCAAAAATCCGAATTGCAAAAAGCGCTCGAAAAACAGAAGGAGAATTTGGCGAAGAAACAACTGGAGAATCATTTGGCTGATAAAACACCAGAGTTGGAGAAGGTGATAGCTGATAGGGCGAAGCGGTTGCAGGGCAACACCAACGAGGAGAAG AACGAGGACGACAAAGTGATCAACAAGGAGTTCCTCCAGGCTCGAATGAAGCTGAAGAACCGCAGCGATTCCAAATAA
- the LOC657364 gene encoding protein FAM107B isoform X4 has translation MDLTTKEEQPTKTHNTIEELKTKLTNIETEESAIEMIPESQRGPTHHPPPPHLNEDGLIIPRKPPNPVKENSERQNLHKELLFNQKIGKNVLNQKSELQKALEKQKENLAKKQLENHLADKTPELEKVIADRAKRLQGNTNEEKNEDDKVINKEFLQARMKLKNRSDSK, from the exons ATG GATTTGACAACGAAAGAAGAACAACCCACCAAAACCCACAACACCATCGAGGAGCTCAAAACCAAACTAACTAACATAGAAACAG aagagTCTGCCATCGAGATGATTCCGGAGAGTCAGAGAGGGCCAACGCACCACCCCCCACCGCCCCATCTCAACGAGGACGGCTTGATAATTCCCCGGAAACCGCCAAATCCGGTGAAGGAAAACAGCGAGCGCCAGAATCTCCACAAAGAGTTGTTATTTAATCAGAAAAT TGGGAAAAATGTACTCAACCAAAAATCCGAATTGCAAAAAGCGCTCGAAAAACAGAAGGAGAATTTGGCGAAGAAACAACTGGAGAATCATTTGGCTGATAAAACACCAGAGTTGGAGAAGGTGATAGCTGATAGGGCGAAGCGGTTGCAGGGCAACACCAACGAGGAGAAG AACGAGGACGACAAAGTGATCAACAAGGAGTTCCTCCAGGCTCGAATGAAGCTGAAGAACCGCAGCGATTCCAAATAA